In Amycolatopsis jiangsuensis, the following proteins share a genomic window:
- a CDS encoding Ldh family oxidoreductase, translated as MKLFSEQAILTQIRSVLTAWGMPKDAVDTTAAAMVYADLSGIDSHGISMLMMYEKLRGNGHLDLHARPVVERENAAMALLDAGGGLGHPAAVAAMNLAIDKAHSAGVGIVSVHNSRHFGAAGYYANFAAEAGLVGLVTASAKVTSVVPTGAAVPMLSTNPIAFAAPARHNPPFLLDMSTSTVASNKVKVYDLHEATMPEGWVVDESGRPVTDAGEAMAWIHNRTGGGLTPLGGSGTTGGHKGYGLAVMVQILSAALSGADLAATRRPGAAEDIGHFFLALDPGFFRTGDEFLDDVDELVDTLRATPPAKAGTPVQVAGDPERRNRERRRTQGIPLPDSLITKIAAICERAHIPLMLDHPIQEN; from the coding sequence ATGAAGCTGTTCAGCGAACAGGCGATCCTCACGCAGATCCGCAGCGTGCTCACCGCGTGGGGAATGCCGAAAGACGCTGTCGACACCACCGCGGCGGCGATGGTGTACGCGGACCTGTCCGGCATCGACTCCCACGGGATCTCGATGCTGATGATGTACGAGAAGTTGCGCGGCAACGGGCACCTCGATCTGCACGCCCGGCCCGTCGTGGAACGCGAGAACGCCGCGATGGCGCTGCTGGACGCGGGAGGCGGCCTGGGGCATCCCGCGGCGGTCGCGGCGATGAACCTGGCCATCGACAAGGCACACTCCGCCGGCGTCGGGATCGTGTCGGTGCACAATTCACGTCATTTCGGCGCCGCCGGGTACTACGCGAACTTCGCCGCCGAGGCGGGACTGGTCGGGCTCGTGACGGCCTCAGCGAAGGTCACGAGCGTGGTGCCCACCGGTGCGGCGGTGCCCATGCTGAGCACCAATCCGATCGCCTTCGCCGCACCTGCCCGGCACAACCCGCCCTTCCTGCTCGACATGTCCACCAGCACCGTCGCCTCCAACAAGGTCAAGGTCTACGACCTCCACGAGGCCACGATGCCCGAAGGGTGGGTCGTCGACGAGTCGGGTCGCCCGGTGACCGACGCGGGCGAGGCGATGGCCTGGATCCACAACCGCACCGGTGGCGGCCTGACTCCACTCGGCGGATCGGGCACCACTGGCGGCCACAAGGGCTACGGGCTCGCGGTGATGGTGCAGATACTCAGTGCCGCGCTGTCCGGAGCCGATCTCGCCGCCACCCGCCGACCGGGAGCGGCCGAGGACATAGGGCACTTCTTCCTGGCCCTCGACCCCGGCTTCTTCCGCACTGGCGACGAGTTCCTCGACGACGTGGACGAACTCGTCGACACCCTGCGCGCCACCCCGCCGGCCAAGGCAGGCACACCCGTCCAGGTCGCCGGTGATCCCGAACGACGCAATCGTGAACGACGCCGGACGCAGGGAATTCCCTTGCCCGACAGCCTGATCACGAAAATCGCGGCGATCTGCGAACGGGCGCACATCCCGCTGATGCTCGACCACCCCATCCAGGAGAACTGA
- the lhgO gene encoding L-2-hydroxyglutarate oxidase — translation MYDFCVIGGGIVGAATALKLLERRPDASLLLLEKATQLGVHQTGHNSGVIHSGIYYEPGSLKAELCRRGAQATKEFAAANGIPFDVCGKLLVATNQVELRRLHDLAERAEVNQLEIEHLDAAELRRREPNIRGVAALLVPSTGIIDYGLVTAAIAKRIEAAGGRIRTSTEVDRIDENGDAVEIGAGEQRWPARRLVVCGGLQADRLARLAGIRTDTAIVPFRGEYYRLPAARKDLIRHLIYPVPDPDLPFLGVHLSPTVDGGITVGPNAVLGLAREGYRKFSVDKADLAELARFPGLWRLAKANIATGAREMKNSFFKRGYLAECRKYCPALQVADLLPQEAGIRAQAVRKDGSLVHDFELERTPRSVHVLNAPSPAATSALPIGELIAGEILSAH, via the coding sequence ATGTACGACTTCTGCGTGATCGGCGGCGGAATCGTCGGCGCCGCCACCGCACTGAAGCTGCTCGAGAGGCGGCCCGACGCCAGCCTGTTGCTGCTGGAGAAGGCGACCCAGCTTGGCGTCCACCAAACCGGCCACAACAGCGGCGTCATCCACTCCGGCATCTACTACGAGCCCGGCAGCCTCAAGGCCGAACTGTGCCGCCGGGGCGCGCAGGCCACCAAAGAGTTCGCCGCGGCGAACGGGATCCCGTTCGACGTGTGCGGCAAGCTGCTCGTCGCCACTAACCAGGTCGAGCTGCGCCGTCTCCATGACCTCGCCGAGCGCGCCGAGGTCAACCAGCTCGAGATCGAGCACCTCGACGCCGCGGAGCTCCGCCGCCGCGAACCGAACATCCGCGGTGTCGCCGCACTCCTGGTCCCCAGCACGGGCATCATCGACTACGGACTCGTCACGGCAGCGATCGCCAAGCGCATCGAAGCCGCGGGCGGGCGGATCCGGACCTCGACGGAGGTCGACCGCATCGACGAGAACGGCGACGCCGTCGAAATCGGAGCGGGCGAGCAACGCTGGCCGGCGCGCCGGCTCGTGGTGTGCGGCGGGTTGCAGGCGGACCGTCTGGCCCGCCTCGCCGGGATCCGCACCGACACGGCGATAGTGCCGTTCCGCGGCGAGTACTACCGGCTTCCCGCCGCGCGCAAGGACCTCATCCGCCATCTCATCTACCCTGTCCCGGACCCCGATCTGCCGTTCCTCGGCGTGCACCTGAGCCCCACCGTCGACGGCGGAATCACCGTCGGCCCGAACGCGGTACTCGGGCTCGCGCGGGAGGGCTACCGCAAGTTCAGCGTCGACAAGGCGGATCTCGCCGAACTCGCCCGCTTCCCCGGGCTGTGGCGGCTGGCGAAAGCGAACATCGCCACCGGCGCACGGGAGATGAAGAACTCCTTCTTCAAACGCGGTTACCTCGCCGAATGCCGCAAGTACTGCCCCGCACTGCAGGTCGCGGACCTCCTCCCGCAGGAGGCAGGCATCCGCGCCCAAGCCGTACGCAAGGACGGCTCGCTGGTGCACGACTTCGAACTCGAACGCACGCCGCGATCGGTGCACGTGCTCAACGCCCCCTCCCCCGCCGCGACCTCCGCGCTGCCGATCGGCGAGCTGATCGCCGGGGAAATCCTGTCCGCCCACTGA
- a CDS encoding ATP-dependent Clp protease proteolytic subunit, protein MYQQRQAAATPLAQVGHPTASAPVSGLSWGDSLYDRLLAQRIIVLGQEVNDEIGNKLCAQMLLLAAEDPDADIAMYINSPGGSVSAGMAIFDTMNLISCDVATYAMGMAASMGQFLLTAGQPGKRYALPNAEILMHQPLGGVGGSESDITIQADRLRRMKRRMASLIAEHSGQTPEQIALDSERDRWFSASEAKEYGLVDHVITRSSETSGTNPTNPGN, encoded by the coding sequence ATGTACCAGCAGAGGCAGGCCGCGGCCACCCCCTTGGCCCAGGTCGGCCACCCCACCGCGTCCGCACCGGTGAGCGGCCTTTCGTGGGGCGATTCGCTCTACGACCGTCTCCTCGCTCAGCGCATCATCGTGCTCGGCCAGGAAGTGAACGACGAGATCGGCAACAAGCTCTGCGCGCAGATGCTGCTGCTGGCCGCCGAGGACCCCGACGCCGACATCGCGATGTACATCAACTCGCCCGGCGGTTCCGTCAGCGCGGGTATGGCCATTTTCGACACCATGAACCTGATCTCCTGTGACGTGGCGACCTACGCCATGGGCATGGCCGCGTCGATGGGCCAGTTCCTGCTGACCGCCGGGCAGCCCGGCAAGCGCTACGCGCTGCCCAACGCCGAGATCCTCATGCACCAGCCGCTCGGCGGGGTCGGCGGCAGCGAGTCCGACATCACGATCCAGGCCGACCGGCTCCGCCGGATGAAGCGCCGGATGGCCTCGCTCATCGCCGAGCACAGCGGGCAGACCCCGGAGCAGATCGCCCTGGACTCGGAGCGGGACCGCTGGTTCAGCGCGTCGGAGGCCAAGGAGTACGGCCTCGTCGACCATGTGATCACGCGGTCGAGCGAGACCTCGGGCACCAACCCGACGAACCCCGGGAACTGA
- a CDS encoding TRAP transporter large permease subunit: protein MGLAVWALIAYIAVIVVWNAVLKRSIGEAMILGFVVLCAFGTTSFPRLAWAGLQEAGSQNIIFAALAFTFIGSVLTRTGVVDRQVDILNSLLGRVRGGAGFVATVGSAAFGSVAHSGSANAATIGSVAIPWMGRSNWSPRIAATVVAGNAGNGAVIPPSASFFVLLGSGAVAPFVTVEQLFVAMFATAGWCVAWRLLCIVYFVRRYKIERVPASELLGFAASLRRGWTSLFVFVAIAVPIVLTFGAGGTALTSALGESAVDAIDILVWIPVLLGLVAAAIGRAKLPRTRRGWAQLMDESAPRFKDVGATLVFAFAGGAVLSELGLSDQLGRVLNGLGAPPLIAALIVGVIVILVAGPLSSTATMATVGGVAFAVLVTAGVHPVLAACSILVFSSTEGASPPGAAAIYISTSLAQVNPARTFVPLIIFYVVPFLFIGTAVALGILPVPH, encoded by the coding sequence ATGGGACTGGCCGTTTGGGCCTTGATCGCGTATATCGCGGTCATCGTGGTCTGGAACGCGGTGCTCAAACGCAGCATCGGCGAAGCGATGATCCTTGGCTTCGTGGTCCTGTGCGCGTTCGGCACCACGAGCTTTCCGCGGCTGGCGTGGGCCGGGTTGCAGGAGGCCGGCAGCCAGAACATCATCTTCGCGGCCCTGGCTTTCACCTTCATCGGCTCGGTCCTCACCCGGACCGGAGTGGTCGACCGCCAGGTCGACATCCTGAACTCGTTGCTGGGCCGGGTCCGGGGTGGCGCCGGATTCGTGGCGACCGTCGGATCGGCCGCGTTCGGTAGCGTGGCCCACTCGGGCTCGGCGAACGCCGCGACCATCGGATCGGTCGCCATCCCCTGGATGGGTCGGTCGAACTGGTCGCCGCGCATCGCGGCCACCGTGGTGGCGGGCAACGCCGGGAACGGTGCGGTGATCCCGCCCAGCGCCTCGTTCTTCGTGTTGCTCGGTTCCGGCGCGGTCGCCCCGTTCGTCACGGTCGAACAGCTGTTTGTGGCCATGTTCGCCACCGCGGGCTGGTGTGTGGCGTGGCGCCTGCTGTGCATCGTCTACTTCGTGCGGCGGTACAAGATCGAGCGCGTGCCCGCCTCGGAGCTCCTCGGGTTCGCAGCCAGCCTCCGGCGCGGCTGGACCTCGCTGTTCGTCTTCGTGGCGATCGCCGTGCCGATCGTGCTGACGTTCGGAGCGGGCGGGACCGCTCTGACCTCGGCACTCGGCGAGAGCGCCGTCGATGCGATCGACATCCTGGTGTGGATCCCCGTCCTTCTCGGACTCGTCGCCGCCGCAATCGGCCGAGCGAAGCTGCCCAGGACCCGGCGCGGATGGGCGCAGTTGATGGACGAGTCGGCGCCCCGGTTCAAGGATGTCGGCGCCACGCTGGTGTTCGCCTTCGCCGGCGGCGCGGTTCTCAGCGAGCTCGGGCTGTCCGACCAGCTCGGCCGGGTGCTCAACGGTCTCGGCGCACCCCCGTTGATCGCCGCACTGATCGTCGGAGTCATCGTCATTCTCGTGGCCGGACCACTGAGCTCCACCGCCACCATGGCCACGGTCGGCGGCGTCGCGTTCGCCGTGCTCGTCACCGCCGGGGTGCACCCGGTGCTGGCCGCCTGCTCGATTCTGGTGTTCTCCTCTACCGAGGGCGCTTCGCCGCCCGGCGCCGCCGCCATCTATATCTCGACGAGCCTCGCGCAGGTCAACCCGGCACGCACCTTCGTCCCGCTGATCATTTTCTACGTCGTCCCGTTCCTCTTCATCGGCACCGCCGTTGCTCTCGGCATCCTGCCGGTGCCGCACTGA
- a CDS encoding RraA family protein has protein sequence MRMAVLGLGEAGTLYATEMVERGWNVTGYDPADNATPSGLQRTETPEAAVRDAEVVLSLVGGTFARQAAESVAGHLDPDAVYVDMNAAAPAVMSAIAEVVGARRFADVSVIGPVPNHGARTSVIISGAASASAAAVFTSLGAPVDDIGGAAGEASARKLLRSTFMKGLAALIVESCDAGRAAGAEEWVRAQIAAELSGGETTLDRLYHGTRKHAARRAEEAGASAALLGSLGVRPIMTRATAELHTSCADAALVPQGDLLARFGGLAVANIGDARDRMGMLDGGIRPLWKGARLAGRARTVWVRSGDNMAIHQAIQASQPGDVIVVNGHGDITRALIGELIAERAMARGVVGMIIDGAARDVNELERIGFGVWARGVSPAGPYKNGPGQVDVPVAVGGVVVQPGDVVVADDDGVIVIPAARAAASLLGGRAVEADEARRRAAIASGTA, from the coding sequence ATGCGGATGGCGGTACTGGGACTGGGCGAGGCTGGCACGCTCTATGCGACCGAAATGGTCGAACGGGGCTGGAATGTCACGGGATACGACCCGGCCGACAACGCCACCCCCAGCGGACTTCAGCGAACGGAGACTCCGGAGGCGGCCGTTCGCGACGCGGAGGTCGTGCTGAGCCTCGTGGGCGGCACTTTCGCGCGGCAGGCAGCCGAATCGGTGGCCGGTCATCTCGATCCCGACGCGGTGTACGTGGATATGAACGCCGCGGCTCCCGCCGTCATGAGCGCTATCGCGGAGGTCGTCGGTGCCCGTCGGTTCGCTGACGTGTCGGTCATCGGTCCCGTCCCCAATCACGGAGCGAGGACCAGCGTGATCATCAGCGGCGCCGCGTCTGCCAGCGCCGCCGCCGTATTCACCTCGCTCGGCGCCCCGGTGGATGACATTGGCGGAGCCGCGGGCGAGGCATCCGCACGCAAGCTGTTGCGCAGTACTTTCATGAAAGGGCTCGCGGCGCTGATTGTGGAGTCCTGTGATGCCGGACGGGCCGCGGGCGCGGAGGAGTGGGTCCGCGCCCAGATCGCCGCCGAGCTCTCGGGCGGAGAGACCACTTTGGACCGCCTGTACCACGGCACTCGTAAACACGCTGCTCGTCGTGCGGAAGAAGCCGGCGCGTCAGCCGCGCTGCTCGGCTCCCTGGGGGTGCGACCGATCATGACCCGGGCAACCGCCGAACTCCACACCAGTTGCGCCGACGCGGCACTGGTTCCCCAAGGTGACCTGCTCGCGCGGTTCGGCGGTCTCGCCGTCGCCAACATCGGCGACGCCCGTGACCGCATGGGCATGCTCGACGGCGGCATCCGCCCGCTGTGGAAGGGAGCGCGGCTGGCCGGCCGAGCCCGCACCGTCTGGGTCCGCAGTGGCGACAACATGGCCATTCACCAGGCCATTCAGGCTTCGCAGCCGGGCGATGTCATCGTCGTCAACGGCCACGGCGACATCACCCGAGCGCTCATCGGCGAACTCATCGCCGAGCGCGCGATGGCCCGTGGCGTCGTAGGCATGATCATCGACGGCGCGGCCCGTGACGTGAACGAGCTCGAACGCATCGGATTCGGAGTGTGGGCGCGCGGGGTGTCGCCCGCCGGTCCCTACAAGAACGGCCCCGGTCAGGTCGACGTGCCCGTCGCCGTCGGCGGTGTCGTCGTCCAGCCCGGTGACGTCGTCGTCGCCGACGACGACGGTGTCATCGTCATCCCGGCCGCCCGGGCCGCCGCCAGCCTTCTCGGCGGCCGCGCCGTCGAGGCCGATGAGGCGCGGCGCCGGGCGGCGATCGCGTCCGGAACCGCGTGA
- a CDS encoding IclR family transcriptional regulator, which produces MRSLERAIDVLEILDDSRHALRLSDIARRAELPIATTQRILNVLESRGRIERDPTGYRPGVGLIFGAHAYLTTSPLLNAARPVLQDLAAETGLTASLFKRFGRHRVVLARVDGARPLRYELPIGERLPLHLGAGKVLAAAMNVEDLDQLLDQVKDRTRADGSPVDRDELLAELKSVRDIGYAQAVGEREPGMASVAAALSGPGALAAVQVAGTQEEIPAERVEQLGVEVQRAAFAITRRLS; this is translated from the coding sequence ATGCGTTCGCTCGAACGTGCCATCGACGTCCTGGAAATTCTCGACGACAGCCGGCACGCCCTGCGCCTGAGTGACATCGCCCGTCGTGCCGAGCTGCCGATCGCGACCACGCAACGCATCCTCAACGTGCTGGAATCCCGCGGGCGGATCGAACGCGACCCGACGGGCTACCGTCCCGGAGTCGGGTTGATCTTCGGAGCCCACGCGTACCTCACGACGAGCCCCCTGCTGAACGCGGCGAGGCCGGTGCTGCAGGACCTCGCCGCCGAGACCGGCCTCACCGCTTCACTGTTCAAACGGTTCGGCCGGCACCGGGTCGTGCTGGCACGCGTGGACGGTGCTCGTCCGCTGCGCTACGAACTGCCGATCGGTGAGCGACTTCCCCTCCACCTCGGAGCGGGGAAGGTCCTCGCGGCGGCTATGAACGTCGAGGACCTCGACCAACTGCTCGACCAGGTGAAGGACCGCACCCGCGCCGACGGCAGCCCTGTCGATCGCGACGAACTCCTCGCCGAGCTAAAGAGCGTCCGCGACATCGGCTATGCCCAGGCTGTCGGCGAGCGCGAACCGGGGATGGCCTCGGTCGCCGCCGCCCTCAGCGGGCCGGGCGCGCTCGCCGCCGTCCAAGTCGCCGGCACTCAGGAGGAAATCCCCGCCGAACGCGTTGAGCAGCTTGGAGTCGAAGTCCAGCGTGCGGCGTTTGCCATCACCCGCCGCCTCAGCTGA
- a CDS encoding ATP-dependent Clp protease proteolytic subunit codes for MSGKASLYSQALHKLMSDMLEDRTIVISGELDRSVSTVVVSQLLLLNATDPHAAIRLYIDSAAGSLPSGFAICDTIDWITPEVSTWAIGAVGSVATLVLCSGAAGKRYALPGTDIVLRHPARDEGAEPITPPAATYHRWIGEMTHLLAERTGKHPNTISSDLRSRHHLAPTDSVAYGLVDHVATRGKFAPQGN; via the coding sequence ATGAGCGGCAAGGCCTCGCTGTACAGCCAGGCGCTGCACAAGCTGATGAGCGACATGCTCGAAGATCGGACCATCGTCATCAGCGGCGAGCTGGACAGAAGCGTCTCGACCGTCGTGGTCTCGCAGCTGCTCCTCCTGAACGCCACCGACCCCCACGCCGCGATCCGCCTCTACATCGACAGTGCGGCCGGCTCGCTGCCCTCCGGATTCGCGATCTGCGACACGATCGACTGGATCACCCCGGAAGTCTCGACCTGGGCGATCGGCGCGGTGGGTTCGGTAGCGACCCTCGTCCTGTGCTCCGGAGCCGCCGGCAAGAGGTACGCCCTGCCCGGCACCGATATCGTCCTCCGCCACCCGGCCCGGGACGAAGGCGCGGAGCCCATCACCCCACCGGCGGCCACCTACCACCGGTGGATCGGTGAAATGACCCACCTCCTGGCCGAACGCACCGGCAAACACCCGAACACCATCTCCAGCGATCTCCGCAGCCGGCACCACCTGGCACCCACGGACTCAGTCGCCTACGGCCTCGTCGACCACGTGGCAACGCGGGGAAAATTCGCTCCCCAGGGAAACTGA
- a CDS encoding SDR family NAD(P)-dependent oxidoreductase — translation MLRLEGKTAVITGGGTRGIGRATAARLVAEGAHVFITGRRKAELDEAVEAIGEGVTAVPGDITEPGDLERLYEQVEARGQGLDMLFANAAAASFATIETITGEELDRIFGVNVKGTAFTVQKALPLLNDGASVIINASTAADNGTAGFGAYAASKAALRTFTRVWANELKDRGIRVNAISPGPTDTTGMTELVGPDKAAEFKANEGSRIALGRIGRAEEVAAAVAFLASPDSSFMLGANLYVDGGENQI, via the coding sequence ATGCTGAGGCTGGAAGGCAAGACCGCGGTCATCACCGGCGGCGGTACGCGAGGAATCGGCCGGGCCACCGCCGCCCGGCTGGTGGCCGAGGGCGCGCACGTGTTCATCACCGGCCGGCGCAAGGCCGAGCTGGACGAGGCGGTGGAGGCCATCGGCGAGGGCGTGACCGCGGTACCGGGCGACATCACCGAACCGGGCGACCTCGAGCGGCTCTACGAGCAGGTCGAAGCTCGCGGCCAGGGGCTGGACATGCTGTTCGCGAACGCGGCGGCGGCCTCGTTCGCCACCATCGAGACGATCACCGGCGAGGAACTCGACCGGATCTTCGGGGTCAACGTCAAGGGCACCGCTTTCACCGTGCAGAAGGCACTTCCGCTACTGAACGACGGTGCATCCGTGATCATCAACGCCTCCACCGCCGCGGACAACGGCACCGCGGGATTCGGCGCCTACGCGGCGTCCAAGGCGGCACTGCGGACGTTCACTCGCGTCTGGGCGAACGAACTCAAGGACCGCGGCATCCGGGTGAACGCGATCTCACCCGGACCAACCGACACCACCGGGATGACTGAACTCGTGGGTCCGGACAAGGCGGCGGAGTTCAAGGCGAACGAGGGTTCCCGGATCGCCCTCGGGCGAATCGGACGCGCGGAAGAGGTCGCGGCCGCGGTCGCGTTCCTCGCGTCCCCCGACAGCAGTTTCATGCTGGGCGCCAACCTGTACGTCGACGGCGGCGAGAACCAGATCTGA